A window of the Oscillospiraceae bacterium NTUH-002-81 genome harbors these coding sequences:
- a CDS encoding glycosyltransferase family 2 protein: MISIVVPVYKSERTLHRCVDSLLRQTYSDIEVLLVVDGSPDHSAEICEEYADKDARVRVLYRHNEGVSQARNRGVQAAGGEYICFVDSDDFIEANTCARMLEIMDAECSDLVIAGFHHIYLGRDVKKCPREEKTYTRQTFPAAFLDLYEDGFLNMPWNKLFKKSLIREGFPHDLNLGEDLLFNLAYLQQAPRISVTREMFCHYIQEDKKNTLSTRRRADKLEIASRICDRTKAFYRELAGPEADCTRIDGKFVKEFLDEVEGLAFDDDLTKAEKKQLITSYSRNAYMQAANGPDLWLPALDYRIINHFFRQGNTEAVYVLIYLRKMVVQLVRKIRG; the protein is encoded by the coding sequence ATGATCAGTATTGTCGTACCGGTTTACAAAAGTGAGCGCACCCTCCATCGGTGCGTGGACAGTCTGCTGCGCCAGACGTACAGCGATATCGAGGTGCTGTTGGTGGTGGACGGCTCGCCCGACCATTCTGCGGAGATCTGTGAGGAATATGCGGACAAAGATGCCCGGGTGCGGGTGCTCTACCGCCACAACGAGGGCGTGTCCCAGGCCCGGAACCGGGGTGTGCAGGCAGCTGGCGGAGAATATATCTGTTTCGTGGACAGTGACGATTTCATCGAGGCCAATACCTGTGCCCGGATGCTGGAGATCATGGATGCGGAATGCTCGGATCTGGTCATTGCCGGTTTTCATCATATTTACCTGGGCAGAGATGTGAAAAAATGTCCCCGGGAGGAAAAAACATACACGCGCCAGACGTTTCCGGCGGCATTTCTCGATCTGTACGAGGACGGTTTTTTAAATATGCCCTGGAATAAGCTGTTCAAAAAATCGCTGATCCGGGAAGGCTTTCCCCACGACCTGAATCTGGGGGAGGATCTGCTGTTCAATCTGGCCTATCTGCAACAGGCCCCCCGGATCAGCGTGACCCGGGAGATGTTCTGCCACTATATTCAGGAGGACAAGAAAAACACGCTGTCCACCAGACGGCGGGCGGACAAGCTGGAGATTGCCTCCCGGATCTGTGACCGGACGAAAGCATTTTACCGGGAGCTGGCGGGGCCGGAGGCGGACTGTACCCGGATTGACGGAAAGTTTGTGAAGGAATTCCTGGACGAGGTGGAAGGGCTGGCCTTTGACGATGACCTGACAAAAGCGGAGAAAAAGCAGCTCATCACCTCCTACAGCCGGAACGCTTACATGCAGGCGGCCAATGGGCCTGATCTGTGGCTTCCGGCGCTGGATTACCGCATCATCAACCATTTTTTCCGGCAGGGAAATACGGAAGCGGTGTACGTGCTCATCTATCTGCGCAAAATGGTGGTGCAGCTGGTGCGGAAAATAAGGGGATAA
- a CDS encoding acyltransferase: MDMELAARAAFTLPKELFWKIKYGGRLSLALVQSFGRGCVLRLGKEARVSLGRETVSRGGLTIRAEQGKIVIGDKCFFNTNCSLTAMEDITIGDRCQFANNLVIVDHDHDYRAGWGHYRTAPVHIGNDVWVGANCVILKGTTIGDHCVIAAGSVVSGEVPPGTVFYQKRERVVK; encoded by the coding sequence ATGGATATGGAGCTTGCGGCGAGAGCGGCATTCACGCTGCCAAAAGAATTGTTCTGGAAAATCAAATATGGCGGACGGCTTTCTCTGGCGCTGGTGCAGTCCTTTGGCCGGGGCTGTGTGTTGCGGCTGGGAAAAGAGGCCCGCGTGTCCCTGGGCCGGGAGACGGTGTCCCGGGGTGGGCTGACCATCCGGGCGGAGCAGGGGAAAATTGTCATCGGAGACAAGTGTTTTTTCAATACGAACTGCAGTCTGACGGCCATGGAGGACATCACCATCGGGGATCGCTGCCAGTTCGCCAACAACCTGGTCATTGTGGATCATGACCACGATTACCGGGCGGGCTGGGGCCATTACCGGACAGCGCCGGTGCATATCGGCAATGACGTGTGGGTGGGGGCCAACTGCGTGATCCTCAAAGGGACCACCATCGGCGACCACTGCGTCATCGCGGCGGGCAGTGTGGTGTCCGGGGAGGTGCCGCCGGGCACGGTATTTTATCAGAAACGGGAAAGGGTAGTGAAATGA
- a CDS encoding lipopolysaccharide biosynthesis protein — MNKKQLFISMTAQIVSFAVSMGVSFILSPYLAKAIDISASGFVTQGNQFVSYAQILVSALNTMASRFITVSIHQGKEEEANRYFSSVFFGNVFMAAVFAVPATFLILFVDQIMNVPAAMVTDLQIMLFFVMLNFVLNIILSVFSVSVYAKDRLDLLAIKTIESEIVRMVLLVGCYTFFRPYMWYVGIGSVVYTLVLGLGNYRYTKRLMPEVHISRKYFDMGKIKELVSLGAWNSVTRLGQTLLEGLDLLIANILIDPGAMGILDFAKKVPLCIVNLMSSVVGIFNPQITILYAEEKYDEMVQMIKSANRIMIFMLSIPIAFVTAFGDIFFSLWLPAYDAHQLHLLCVLSMGTLYVSMSIQVLYHIFIITKKVKVNSLVVLLSGFLSTGTVFLLLKTTNLGLYAIVLSSAFYGWLRNLLFTPLYASKCLQVKWTTFYGDILTGVKSLVCVGLVGLLFRTVFPIHSWITLIGFGCVAGVVALIVNYLIVLKKEERAMVAGFVKKKLHRQQEG, encoded by the coding sequence ATGAATAAAAAACAGTTATTTATCAGTATGACCGCCCAGATCGTGTCTTTTGCGGTGAGCATGGGCGTCAGCTTCATCTTAAGCCCCTATCTGGCGAAGGCCATCGACATCAGTGCCTCGGGTTTTGTGACCCAGGGCAACCAGTTTGTGTCCTACGCCCAGATCCTCGTCTCGGCGCTGAACACCATGGCCAGCCGGTTCATCACCGTGAGCATCCATCAGGGCAAGGAAGAGGAAGCCAACCGGTATTTCTCCTCGGTGTTCTTCGGCAACGTGTTCATGGCGGCGGTGTTTGCGGTTCCGGCCACGTTTCTCATCCTGTTTGTGGATCAGATCATGAACGTGCCCGCGGCCATGGTGACGGATCTGCAGATCATGCTGTTTTTCGTCATGCTGAATTTTGTCCTGAATATTATCCTGTCTGTGTTCAGCGTGTCGGTCTATGCCAAGGACCGGCTGGATCTGCTGGCCATCAAAACCATTGAGTCCGAGATCGTGCGCATGGTGCTGCTGGTGGGCTGCTACACCTTTTTCCGGCCTTACATGTGGTACGTGGGCATCGGCTCCGTGGTGTACACGCTGGTGCTGGGACTGGGCAACTATCGCTACACAAAACGGCTCATGCCCGAGGTGCACATCAGCCGGAAATACTTTGACATGGGAAAAATCAAAGAGCTGGTGTCTTTGGGTGCCTGGAACTCCGTCACCCGGCTGGGGCAGACGCTGCTGGAGGGGCTGGATCTGCTTATCGCCAACATTCTCATCGATCCCGGCGCCATGGGCATTCTGGATTTTGCCAAAAAAGTACCCCTGTGCATCGTGAACCTGATGTCCAGTGTGGTGGGCATTTTCAATCCGCAGATCACGATTTTGTATGCGGAGGAAAAATATGATGAGATGGTGCAGATGATCAAGAGCGCCAACCGGATCATGATTTTCATGCTCAGCATTCCCATTGCCTTTGTGACGGCCTTCGGCGATATTTTCTTCTCCCTGTGGCTGCCGGCCTACGACGCGCACCAGCTGCATCTGCTCTGCGTGCTGTCCATGGGCACGCTGTATGTCAGCATGAGTATCCAGGTGCTTTACCACATTTTCATCATCACGAAAAAGGTAAAGGTGAACTCCCTGGTGGTGCTGCTGTCGGGATTTCTGTCCACGGGCACGGTGTTTTTGCTGCTGAAAACGACGAACCTGGGGCTGTACGCCATCGTGCTGTCCAGTGCCTTTTACGGATGGCTGCGAAACCTCTTGTTCACGCCGCTGTACGCCAGCAAATGTCTGCAGGTAAAGTGGACGACCTTCTACGGGGACATCCTCACCGGCGTGAAATCTCTGGTGTGCGTGGGGCTGGTGGGCCTTTTGTTCCGCACCGTGTTCCCCATCCATTCCTGGATCACGCTGATCGGCTTTGGCTGCGTGGCCGGGGTGGTGGCGCTGATCGTCAACTATCTCATTGTGTTAAAGAAAGAAGAGCGTGCCATGGTGGCAGGCTTTGTGAAAAAGAAGCTGCACCGGCAGCAGGAGGGATAA
- a CDS encoding DUF2142 domain-containing protein, translating into MMGQIQYILANPLTYTVLLLKSIARTAVAYTLCRFPWLDLAYCGIFPAAASFVTAALLLLAGFVREKGEDCPVVGKWYKLLLAVMIFGVVCVIWTSLYGTFSVVGAAAIDGVQARYYIPLMLPFLYLFGNRKLVWKGSRVWYYRVLFLGAALLNGYGIYQYILKATLF; encoded by the coding sequence ATGATGGGACAGATCCAGTACATTTTGGCCAATCCGTTGACTTATACGGTACTGCTGCTGAAAAGCATTGCCCGGACGGCGGTTGCCTACACCCTTTGCCGGTTCCCCTGGCTGGATCTGGCTTACTGCGGCATTTTCCCGGCAGCGGCGTCCTTTGTGACGGCAGCTCTGCTTCTTCTGGCGGGTTTTGTCCGGGAAAAAGGTGAGGACTGCCCGGTGGTGGGCAAGTGGTACAAGCTGTTGCTGGCCGTGATGATCTTCGGTGTGGTGTGCGTCATCTGGACGTCCCTGTACGGTACTTTCAGCGTGGTGGGCGCTGCCGCCATCGACGGTGTGCAGGCCCGGTATTACATCCCGCTCATGCTGCCGTTCCTGTATCTGTTTGGCAACCGGAAGCTGGTGTGGAAAGGCAGCCGGGTGTGGTATTACCGGGTGCTGTTCCTGGGGGCCGCGCTGCTCAACGGATATGGCATCTACCAGTATATTTTGAAAGCTACGCTGTTCTAA
- a CDS encoding DUF2142 domain-containing protein, whose protein sequence is MKEKITRWLQAYGRLLTGLAILLCVAGLAVSYMKPKQKLETVAINMGTEGESTVPLKNDESIRYVCDTKGYPMAGIQVGVTKNGYTFTDMQLICSVYDEAGTTLLSRSGVTLAELDEGQYVYIPFDNYKQCIGTLTIEFTVAGGQGEYPGLFINSQTMDDAATYVNGELLSGNLKSYYIYKLDYYPLLFDLCTALLLFVGVFFLTGRKKDNVVGTFLLWVPKSKKEAASPVQASRVMCTRTDSEVVSGNLAENEKTETESDREMDGSIERAGTALISDEIEKTDVTTGTAVSNRHRRDMLCRRWPFLAGLAAAVVVVLLEIFYFNQNGLKYGTYQETYRLDGTDDRVDMQMEEFTSELDEQTAEDLRYQDEMNRLYYELLGAEYESTLDETLTVIDGKTYKTVSQAVVHIDLGEAKFVRQMQFSYPVDESKYASYGVEARFYKDGKLLNDYLLYDTVNSRIDTGYMNVSLLADSVELITYGDFAFEGTWVTASFRNDFQFNWYRVIFLIGTAWMLLFLLCQKKLFIKRLEVAFAIVCLWFGGCMVILVGSNQSGWDEHIHFLKAYEASFGSTIETPEAAMGMRGKYNPEFASLTERRAVTKYLRDNDDLDKADISYQSKFIGYSTRAYLPQAIGLKVARALHLPFDWQYMAGKFGNLVFYILVLMLAIRISRSGKKFIALLGMMPTPLFLASEYTYDAFITAFLFLGFVLWVNEIQSEEKADLVPGAGDDGLFCGRQLVQADLYFYDASAGISAQAEIQQPGERVGVQGHDGGLCAAHPDVHFQCTGGCQDAGHRHRH, encoded by the coding sequence TTGAAAGAGAAGATCACACGCTGGCTGCAGGCATACGGCAGGCTTCTGACCGGTCTTGCCATCCTTTTGTGCGTTGCGGGGCTGGCAGTCAGTTATATGAAACCGAAACAGAAGCTGGAGACGGTGGCTATCAATATGGGAACCGAGGGCGAAAGCACCGTACCGTTGAAAAACGACGAGAGCATCCGTTATGTCTGCGACACGAAAGGATATCCCATGGCGGGCATCCAGGTGGGTGTGACGAAGAACGGGTATACTTTTACGGATATGCAGCTGATCTGCAGCGTCTATGACGAGGCGGGTACCACACTACTGTCCCGGAGCGGGGTGACGCTGGCGGAACTGGATGAAGGGCAGTACGTCTACATTCCCTTTGACAATTATAAGCAGTGTATCGGGACATTAACCATCGAGTTCACGGTGGCAGGCGGGCAGGGCGAGTATCCGGGGTTGTTCATCAACAGTCAGACCATGGACGATGCTGCCACCTATGTCAACGGGGAGCTTCTTTCCGGCAATCTGAAATCCTACTATATTTATAAGCTGGACTATTATCCGCTGCTGTTCGATCTGTGCACGGCGCTGCTGCTCTTTGTGGGCGTGTTTTTCCTGACCGGACGGAAAAAAGACAATGTGGTGGGAACCTTCCTGCTGTGGGTGCCGAAAAGCAAGAAAGAGGCGGCATCCCCTGTGCAGGCCAGCAGAGTGATGTGCACACGGACAGATTCTGAAGTTGTGAGCGGGAATTTAGCCGAGAATGAGAAAACAGAGACAGAATCAGACCGCGAAATGGATGGTAGTATCGAAAGAGCAGGGACGGCGCTGATTTCGGATGAAATCGAGAAAACAGATGTGACGACTGGAACTGCGGTATCGAACCGGCATCGACGCGATATGCTATGCAGACGCTGGCCCTTCCTTGCAGGCCTGGCGGCGGCAGTCGTGGTGGTGCTTCTGGAGATCTTTTATTTCAACCAGAACGGTCTGAAATATGGCACTTACCAGGAGACATACCGGCTGGACGGCACGGACGACCGGGTGGACATGCAGATGGAAGAGTTTACCTCTGAGCTGGACGAGCAGACGGCGGAAGATCTGCGCTATCAGGACGAGATGAACCGGCTGTATTATGAGCTGCTGGGGGCGGAATACGAGAGCACCCTGGATGAGACGCTGACGGTCATCGATGGCAAGACATACAAGACGGTGAGCCAGGCGGTGGTGCACATTGATCTGGGGGAGGCAAAGTTTGTCCGCCAGATGCAGTTTTCCTATCCGGTGGACGAGAGCAAATATGCCAGCTATGGCGTGGAAGCCCGGTTCTATAAAGACGGCAAGTTGCTCAATGATTATCTGTTGTACGATACGGTAAATTCCCGGATCGATACGGGCTACATGAACGTATCCCTGCTGGCGGACTCCGTGGAGCTGATCACCTACGGCGATTTTGCTTTTGAGGGTACGTGGGTGACCGCGTCCTTCCGCAATGATTTCCAGTTCAACTGGTATCGGGTGATCTTCCTCATCGGCACTGCATGGATGCTGCTGTTCCTGCTCTGCCAGAAGAAATTGTTTATCAAACGGCTGGAGGTGGCCTTTGCCATTGTCTGCCTCTGGTTTGGCGGCTGCATGGTGATCCTGGTGGGCAGCAACCAGTCCGGCTGGGACGAGCATATCCATTTTCTGAAAGCTTACGAGGCATCCTTTGGCTCCACCATCGAGACGCCGGAGGCGGCCATGGGCATGCGCGGAAAATACAATCCGGAGTTTGCCAGCCTGACAGAGCGCCGGGCGGTAACGAAATATCTGCGGGACAACGACGATCTGGACAAGGCGGACATTTCCTATCAGTCCAAGTTTATCGGGTACAGCACCCGGGCCTACCTGCCCCAGGCCATCGGCCTGAAAGTGGCCAGGGCTCTTCATCTGCCCTTTGACTGGCAGTATATGGCGGGCAAATTCGGCAATCTGGTATTTTATATTCTGGTGCTCATGCTGGCCATCCGTATCAGCCGGTCGGGAAAGAAGTTTATCGCTTTGCTTGGTATGATGCCCACGCCGCTGTTTCTGGCATCGGAATACACCTACGACGCCTTTATCACAGCCTTCTTATTTCTGGGCTTTGTGCTGTGGGTGAATGAGATCCAGAGTGAGGAAAAAGCTGACCTGGTACCGGGCGCTGGTGATGATGGGCTGTTTTGTGGCCGGCAGCTGGTCCAAGCAGATCTATATTTTTATGATGCTTCTGCTGGTATTTCTGCCCAGGCGGAAATTCAACAGCCGGGTGAGCGAGTGGGTGTTCAAGGGCATGACGGTGGCCTGTGTGCTGCTCATCCTGACGTCCATTTTCAGTGCACCGGGGGCTGCCAAGACGCTGGCCATCGGCACCGGCATTGA
- a CDS encoding HPr family phosphocarrier protein, protein MVSQKVVIKNPTGLHLRPAGNLCREAMQFKSLITFSFRETTANAKSVLSVLGACVKCGDEIELHCDGADEEEALHSLVAAIENGLGE, encoded by the coding sequence ATGGTAAGTCAGAAAGTGGTAATTAAGAACCCTACCGGGCTGCATCTGCGTCCGGCTGGAAATCTGTGCAGGGAAGCAATGCAGTTTAAGTCCTTGATTACATTTTCATTCCGCGAGACGACTGCCAATGCGAAGAGTGTTTTAAGTGTCCTGGGTGCCTGCGTGAAGTGTGGGGATGAGATTGAACTCCACTGCGACGGCGCAGACGAAGAAGAAGCACTGCATTCGCTGGTGGCTGCGATCGAGAATGGATTAGGCGAATAA